A window of Nicotiana tabacum cultivar K326 chromosome 24, ASM71507v2, whole genome shotgun sequence contains these coding sequences:
- the LOC107819190 gene encoding ricin B-like lectin EULS3 codes for MEFSTFSSITDRKGAHRESALTSDCPNYSLTIRDGKVVLASSDPSDPFQHWYKDEKYSTKVKDEEGFPSFALVNKAAGLAMKHSIGASHPVQLIPYDPDVLDASVLWTESRDVSDGYRAVRMVNNIRLNLDAWNADKEHGGVRDGTIVALWEWWKGDNRNQHWKIVPY; via the exons ATGGAGTTTTCAACGTTCAGTTCAATCACAGATAGAAAGGGGGCCCACCGAGAGAGTGCACTT ACTTCAGACTGCCCTAATTACTCTCTCACTATCCGTGACGGCAAAGTCGTTCTTGCTTCTTCTGATCCATCCGATCCTTTTCAA CACTGGTATAAAGATGAGAAGTACAGCACTAAAGTGAAGGATGAAGAGGGGTTTCCAAGCTTTGCTCTGGTTAATAAAGCTGCAGGACTGGCCATGAAACACTCTATTGGCGCCTCTCACCCT GTGCAGCTCATCCCTTACGACCCTGATGTTCTTGATGCATCAGTCTTGTGGACAGAGAGCAGGGACGTGAGTGATGGTTATCGAGCAGTTAGGATGGTTAATAACATTCGCCTCAATCTAGATGCATGGAATGCTGATAAAGAACATGGAGGTGTCCGTGACGGGACCATTGTTGCTCTCTGGGAATGGTGGAAAGGAGACAACCGGAACCAACATTGGAAGATCGTTCCCTACT GA
- the LOC107819192 gene encoding uncharacterized protein LOC107819192, producing MGSQIDSDALVSLERKPTVKHSFKNGINRLLIVQEQMEKLEEELRETREQLNFVEEEKSRAIYELSEMKHVAYETNVKATDGLSPRKSRELYAEVRTLKELLTHKQEELKIKDKNIKSLKLELEKARQCELKLLEKDPSLGKVKEGFSHVKAFKIRVTDWLSDFRRRVQELEDELESRKLSESKIFDAWLSKTRQFEQIRIELEESKLEIASLHEKIESLDISFKQNGRYLNHSCNEEIAKSIEKEMENLKSELELAKENEKVALSKAKALTIEMSLLKNEMKLANEAEEKSRKALDDLALALKEVASEACDAKEKLSATQLELGQVKKEAGNLKEMIKSIKARYKKLLDEAKEETELFRNIADRLKLEVEESLSAWNGKEMSFIACIKEAEEERDLALQEAAKLNESLKAAEQMTKAAREENYKLTDILKQAVNEANAGKGMNRCHFLSRGNGSLVIDEAAS from the exons ATGGGATCACAAATTGATTCAGATGCCCTTGTTTCTCTTGAAAGAAAACCCACTGTTAAGCATTCGTTTAAG AATGGAATCAACAGACTTTTGATTGTGCAAGAGCAAATGGAGAAACTTGAGGAGGAGCTGAGAGAGACAAGAGAGCAACTAAATTttgttgaagaagaaaagagCAGAGCCATTTATGAACTCAGTGAGATGAAACATGTAGCCTATGAGACCAATGTGAAGGCAACTGATGGATTATCGCCAAGAAAATCAAGGGAACTTTATGCAGAAGTTAGGACTTTGAAGGAGTTGCTAACTCACAAACAAGAAGAATTGAAGATAAAAGATAAGAATATCAAGTCTTTGAAGTTGGAGCTCGAAAAGGCGAGACAATGTGAGCTCAAGTTACTAGAGAAAGATCCTAGTTTAGGGAAAGTGAAAGAAGGATTTAGTCATGTAAAAGCATTCAAGATTCGCGTGACAGATTGGTTGTCTGATTTTAGAAGAAGGGTTCAAGAATTAGAAGATGAATTGGAGAGCAGGAAGTTATCAGAGTCCAAAATATTTGATGCTTGGTTGTCAAAGACAAGGCAGTTTGAACAAATCAGGATTGAACTCGAAGAATCCAAGCTCGAGATTGCTTCTCTTCACGAAAAGATTGAATCTTTAGACATTTCTTTCAAGCAAAATGGCAGGTATCTTAATCATTCTTGCAATGAGGAGATTGCTAAATCAATAGAGAAGGAAATGGAAAACCTCAAGTCTgaacttgaattggcaaaagagAATGAGAAGGTGGCATTATCAAAGGCCAAGGCTTTGACTATTGAGATGAGCTTGCTGAAAAATGAAATGAAGTTGGCAAATGAGGCAGAAGAAAAGAGCAGAAAGGCCTTAGATGATTTAGCGTTAGCATTGAAGGAAGTTGCTTCGGAAGCATGTGATGCCAAAGAGAAACTTAGTGCTACACAATTAGAACTAGGACAAGTGAAAAAGGAGGCTGGAAATCTGAAGGAGATGATCAAGAGCATTAAGGCTAGATATAAAAAGCTTTTGGATGAAGCAAAAGAGGAAACAGAACTATTTAGAAACATAGCAGACAGATTGAAATTAGAGGTGGAGGAGTCACTATCGGCTTGGAATGGGAAAGAAATGAGCTTCATCGCGTGTATAAAAGAAGCTGAAGAAGAACGGGATCTTGCTCTCCAAGAGGCCGCTAAGCTCAACGAATCTCTtaaagcagccgagcaaatgacTAAAGCAGCAAGGGAAGAAAACTATAAATTGACAGACATCTTGAAGCAGGCTGTCAATGAAGCAAATGCTGGAAAAGGAATGAATCGATGCCATTTCCTCTCTCGAGGAAATGGAAGCCTTGTGATTGATGAAGCTGCTTCATGA